In the genome of Hydrogenophaga sp. PBL-H3, the window CCTTCGCCAGGTTGTCGAACATCTCGCCGGCCAGGTGCGCCGAGGTGCCATTGCCCTGCGACGCGTAGTTGAGCTTGCCCGGGTTGGCCCGGGCCGCGTCCAGGATGTCCTTGACAGACTTGAACGGGCTCTCCGTGCGCACCACCAGCACGTTGGGGCCCTTGCCGATCAGGATCACCGGCGCGAACGCCTTGTCGTTGTCGTAGGGCAGCTTCTGCATCAGGCTGGGGTTCACCGCGTGCGCAAACGTCGAGATCACCAGGGTGTAGCCGTCGGCCGGGCTCTTGGCCACGGCATCGGTGCCGATGATCGTGCCCGCGCCCGGCTTGTTCTCGATGACCACCGGCTGGCCCAGCTCTCTGGACATGCCCAGCCCCAGGGTGCGCGCGATCAGGTCGGTGCCGCCGCCGGGTGCAAACGGCACCACCAGGCGAACCGGCTTGTCGGGAAACTCGGCCAGGGCGGCTGTGGCGGTGAGCGCCATCGACGCGACGAGGAAGCCCAGCCGCAGGGCGGTGGTTCGGCGGGAAAGCTGCATGGAATGTCTCCTTGTGGACGCGGTGTGCCGCGCAGGAGAATGCTACGGTCGATGCCCCGCATTTGCATCCCTTGAATTCCACCCAATGGAATGAAACCCCTGTGCCCTCCAACATGAAAACCCTGCCACCCGGCGACAAGTTCGGCACCTCGCCCACCAACCGGTCACTGGTGCGCGGCATCGAGATCCTGCGGGCGTTCCGGCCCGGCTCCAGCTGGCTGGGCAATGGCGATCTGGCGGAGCGCACGGGTCTGTCGCCGTCCACCATCAGCCGCCTGACGCAGACCCTGGTGACGGCCGGCATGCTGCAGCACGACCCGCAACGCCGCGCCTACCGGCTGGCCCCGCCCGTGCTCAGCTTCGCGCACGCCATGCGGGCGGGCTCGACGGTGCTGGCGGTGGCCGCGCCACGCATGCGGGCGCTGGCCGAAAGCCGGCGCATCAACGTCGGGCTGGCGGCGCCTGACAACGACGAGATGGTCTACCTGGAATCCATCCGCTACAACCGCCGGGTGGCGCTGCGCAACGTGGTCTCGGGACAGCGGGTGCCCATGGAGCTGACCTCGCTGGGCAGGGCCTACCTGTCGACCGTGTCGGCCGACCGGCGAAAGGCCTTGTTCAAGGTGTTCCAGCAGCGCTGTGGTGACCACTGGCGCGAGGTGCAGGCGGAGATCCACGCCGCCATCCGGCAGGTGCAGGAGCAGGGCTTTTGCGCGGCCTCCTGGCAAGCCGAGGTGGTGGCCATGGCCACGCCCCTGGCCACCGTGGAGGGGGTCTACGTGCTGAACATCAGCGTCTCGACCGAGGAGCCCCTGCCCTGCGTGGTGCGCGAGCTTTCCGGCGCGCTCAAGGCCCTGGCCGCCGAGCTGCAGGCCGCGCTCGCGCGGGACATCGGGCCTTAGCGCTCACGCGGCCTTCGGGCGCCGCACGGCGCGCACCTTGCCGCTCTCTCCACCGCCGCAATAGAAGAGATCGGTGCCGTCGGACTCGAGGCCACTCACGCCGGTGCCGGGTGGCATGTCGAGCCGCTCCAGCACCGCGCCGCTGGCGGGGTCGATGCGCCGGATGTCGCTCGCCTCGCCTTCCCAGGTGCCGTGCCAGAGCTCGCCGTCGACCCAGGTCACGCCGGTGACGAAGCTGTCGGACTCGATGGTGCGGCGGATCGCGCCGGTGGACGGGTCGATCTGGTGGATCTTGCGGTCGCGGTACTGGCCCACCCACAGGCTGCCTTCGGCCCAGGTGAGCCCGGAGTCGCTGCCGCCACCGGGCGCGGGAATGGTGTGCAGCACCTGGCCGGTGGCCGGGTCGATCTTGTCGATGCGCGCCTCGGCGATCTGGTAGAGGTGGGTGCCGTCGAAAGCGGTGCCGGCGTCGCCAGCGTGCTCCAGCGTGCGGGTGGTCTCGCCGCTGGTGGGATCGAAGGCCAGGATCTGCGCGCCGACAGAGGCCCAGACGCGCTGGCCATCGTGGGTGACGCCGTTCACGCGGCCAGCGCCGTCGAAGGGGCCGTACTCGCGCACGATCTCGGCGGGGCGCGCCGTGGTGGCGCGCCGGGGGGGTGTTGCGGTCTTGCTGTTCATGGAGGGCTCCTGGTGGTCAGCGCCGTGGTCCGGCGCCTGGAGGCCGCTCTATTCAATCGGCAGCGCAGCGGGGAGTAACAAGATCGTCGTGAAACCGGCCAGGGTCGGCGCCAGCCAGCGCCGCGACCGCGCCTGCCCGATGGCGCGCACCCGGCCCTCGGTCTCCAGCTCGGCCAGCGCGCGCTGCACGGTGCGCTGGCTCGCACCCAGCGCCAGCGCCAGGGCCGAAGTGGACCAGGCCGCGCCGTCGCTGAGCAGCGCCACCAGCGAGGCCTGGTCGCCGTCGAAGGGCGGCGCCAGCAACACGACCTCGCGCCCGTCCAGCGGCTGCAGCACGAAGCCGCGCCCGGTGGCCTCGATGCGCGCCATGGTCTTCACCAGCGCGCGCAGCCGGCCGATCTCGACCCGCAGCCGTGCGCGGTGGGTCTCGTCGGGGCGGCGGGTGCGAAACGCATCCGCGATCAGCGCCTCGCGGTCCACGCCGCCCGGCCAGGCCTGCGCCAGCGCGCGCGCCAGGGCAAACAGCACCGGCCGGCGCGCCAGCGCCACCCACGCCGAACCGTGGCCCAGGCCGTGGCGGCAGGCGTCGACCACGAGCGCCTGCGACGCCAGCAGCGCCGCCACCGCTTCGAGCGTCAGCGCCTGCTCACCGCCCTGTGTCTGGCGGCGCGCTGCGGGCTGATCCAGCGTGGCCAGCGCCCGCGCCACCTCGGCTTGCAGCGCCGGCACCCCCGAGCGCTCAGCCGCTGCCCGTGCTTGCGCGAGTGACGCGCGCGCCGTGTCCACGCGCAGCGAGCGCAGCGCGAGTTCGGCCGCGACCAGCTCGGCCACCGCCGCCAGCGCCGGCGACAGGCCTCGCGCGTCGAGCTGCGCGAGCGCGGCCGTGGCTTCGTCCAGGCGGCCGAGCAGCACCAGCCGGCGCGCCGCGATGAGCCGCGCCTGCAGCGCGTTGGCGCGATCGGCGTGGGCGTCGAGCGTGGCGGCTGCCGCGGCCAGCGGACGGGGCGAACCACCAAGGTCGCGCATGGCCAGCGCCACCTCGGCTTCGGCCACCACACAGCGCGCCCGGGCCAGTTCCTCGCGGGCACCAAAACCCCGGCCCGCGCGGCGCAGCAACTCGCGCGCACGCGGGTGTTCGCCGAGCTGGGCCATGGCAATGCCGCGCAAGGCCAGCGCTGGCGGGTCGTCGCGCAGGGCAACGCGTTTGAGCGCACCGAGCGCGTCGCCCGCGGCGAGTGCGCGCGCGCTGGCCGTGATCAGGGAATCCATGGCCAGAGGCTACAGCGTCGCATGTTCTCCGATCAGGAACTCATCGATCAGACGCTGCACGATGGTTGCCTGCAAAGCGTCTTTCGGTTTCTTGAGCGGATCCCGCGTGCGGCTGCTGGACAGTGCGCGCTTGAGCTTGACGAAGGCGGCGGGTGACACCGTGTTCATGCGTGCCATGGCGCCATTGCTTGCCACCACCACCTGCGAGAACCGCTCTGCGCCCAGCATGCGCGAGCCGCTGCTCACCTGCACGGCCCAAAGGTCCTCTTCCTTGTGGCTCATTCGAAGCGGGTGCGGGTCTTCGCCCCTGGCATCGCGGCGGATCACGTCCACCTCGAAGCCTTGCGCGTTCACGGCGGTCTGCAGCTGATCAGCCCTGACTTCGAATGTCTTGTCGGCTTTGCGCAGGACGTCGATGAACGAGATGTCGGCTTCTTCCAGCCGCGAAAAGAACGTGACCCGTTTGCGGGTGTCGAACAACACGTCCACGTCTTGCGTGGCCAGGGCTTGAGGCGCGATCCGCACACCCGCCGCAGCCTCGAACGCGTAAAGCGCGTGGGTGCCCACCGTCAGGAGGTGGGGCGACAGCCCATATTGCTCGAAGCGTTGCAGGATGGCCACCAGGATGGTCGGACAGCGACCCACACGCAGTGCGCGGTTCAGGCGCTCGTGGCGCGCAACGCTTTCTTTCAGGGTGGCAAGCCGACCTTCCAGCTGGTGCTTGCGCTCGGTGAAGCGTGCTTGCATCGCCTCGGTTTCGGGTGTTTGCAGGCCCAACCGCGTTTGCCGCGCAGCGGTGTTGGAGCGCACGAGGTAGGTGTGGCCCCGGTCCTGGCGCCAGAACATGGACCCTCGTACCTCGCTGGCCGCCCGGCGTGCCTGCTCCATGGCGCTGTAACTGGACTCGGCGTCGATGTACTGGCGCAGCTGGTCTTCGGTGAGGGGGGTGAAATCCAAGGGATGAGGTCTCGCACAAGATTTTCAGGAAATTTGATTTTCTTGTGCGAAGCGATGGGGGTCAAGGCATTTGTGCCTTCGCGTCCTGCGGCGCTCCGCGCAGCGACAACCGCGAAAGAGCCTTGGGCCCGGAGGTGTTGGGCAGCCCAGGAACAGGCGGGTGATCCGGGCTCAGTTCAAGGATTCGCCGATGGGCCGGCAGCGTACCGTTCATGGGCGCAGCGTGGGTTCGCGTTCCACCGTGCACAACCTCGCCTATCCACGATCGGAAACGTTCCGCCCCACACCGAGAGCCTTCCCCATGACACACCCCGGTGGCCGCTGCCTGACCCACTCGCCGAGTTCGCGCCAACGTGCCCGACAACTGTTTGCCTTGGCCACGTTGGCGGCTTGTTTGTTGGTGGCGCGCGGCGAGGCATTTGCCGGTGCGTGTGCGCCCGACGCCAGTGTCGCGGTCGATTGCTCGTTCCTCGTGATCAACAACCCCAACCAGACGATCACGATCAACGCGGGCGCCACGGTCCACACCCCCAACAGCCTGGGTGTCTGGATCAAGCCGTCGGCCACCGGCATCACCCTGATCAACAACGGCATCATTTCCGCGGGTGACGAGACGCTGTTCAACCAGGGCACGATCACCACCTTCATCAACAACGGCGTGATCGGACCGGGTTACCACTTCTACAACCAGGGGGCCATTGGCACGCTCACCAACATGGGCTCGATGACGGGGCAGTTCAGGTCGATGCTCAACCACGCGCCCATCACCACCCTGAACAACCGTCAGGGCGGCAGCTCGCCGCTGACGATGCACGACGGCGGCTTGCCGGCCAACTACAACATCATCATCGACAGCCCCGGCGTGTATGGAAAGATGTCGGCGTTCAACAGCGGAGGCCACATGACCTTCGGCATCTACAACACCTCGGTGGTGGCACCGGGCACCTACGAAGACGTGTTGAGCAACTTCGACGGTTCGTGGCTGGACAACACGGCAGGAACGTACGCCGGCCTCGCCTGGTCCTTGCGGTTCGATGGCGCCAACTACGACCTCGTCTTCGCAGCACCCGGCCCCACGGCCCAGGCCACCCTGAGTTCCCTGCAAGCCACCGCCGGAGGTCTGCGCTCCGTCTTCGCCGTGCAGACCGCTTACCTCAATCCCGGCCTGAGCCACGACTGCGCGCTGTTCGACGGCAAAGGCCTGTGCGTGGCGGCCACCGCGCGCAACACCTCGGTGCAAGGCTCGAACGCGGGCGCTACCTCGGGGGTCGTGACCCTGGCCTGGCGTGTGCAACCCACGCTGCGCCTGGGCGCTTACGTGGAGCAGACGCTGGATTCCACCGGCGACCCTTCGGTGAACGTGCGCAAAGGCAACCCGGATGTGGGTGTGTTTGCGGTCTGGAACCAGCGCCCGGACGGTGACGGCACGCAGGTGCGCGTGGCGCACCGCCAGGGGCAAAAGAAGGTCGACATCACCCGCCCGGTGGTGGCCGGCTCCGAGCCGGGCTCCGGCACCGCGGGCCTCACCTCGCGCGGCACGCAGCTGACCTGGAGCCACGGCATGCGCCTGGACGACGCGTGGCGCGTGAGCCCCTACCTGGGTGTGCGCGTCATCCAGATCGAGCGCGGCGCCTACAGCGAAACGGCGTCGGCCAGTGTCACCGCGCCCCTGAGCCACGGTGCGTTGTCCGAACGCTCGGTGATCCTGCTGCTGGGCAGCCATGTGTCGGCGCGGCTCACGCCACGTTTCACGCTCACGGGCTTCGCTGGTCTGGAGCACGACCACTCGCACAAAACCAGCGACTACAGCGCCACCGGTGTGGCTGCGCTGCAGCCGTTCGAGTTCAACAGCAACCCGAAAAAGACCCGGCCCGTGGCCTCGGTCGGGGGCGTTTACGACATCAACAAGACCCAGCAGCTCAGCGCGCAGTGGGTCTACCGCAAAGAAGCCTTCTCGTCGTCGGCCACCAACTCCTTGCTGGCGAGCTACTCGGTCGGGTTCTGACCGGGCGGTACTCAGCCCGCCCGCTCCCACAACTGCGCGATCCGCTCGCCGATGCGCCGACCGTGCGTCAGCGTCACTTCCCCCAGCGACATTTCGCTGCGGCGCTGGCGGGCGGCCCTCAGCGCGGCGACTGCGTCGGTGGTGGCGCCCTGGCGGTCGAGCGTGGCGGCCTGCAGCACGTGCGGCAGGTGGAAGCGCGGGTCGACCCGGCACGACAGCCGGGCTTCCACCAGCGCTTCGTCGACACGATCGGCGCGCAGCAGAAAGCGCCCGAGCAACCAGCCCCAGAAGCCCAGGCGGCGGTCGCGCGGGCTGATCTTCATGCCGTAGCGCATCCGCTCGATACCCTCGTCCAGCTTGCGGTTCATCGCCAGCGCGGCGCCCATGGCCACGTGCGCCTGGGCGTTGCTCGGGTTGAGTGCCAGCGCGTGCTGCAGCGTGTCGATGCCGCGTTTGTAGTGGCCCAGGTCGCACAGGGCGCAACCCGCGTAGCCCAGCACCTCGGAGCTGCCGTCGTCCAGCGTGATGGCCGAGTTGGCCGAGGCCAGCACGTCGGCGCGCAGGTCCGGCGTGTCCGGGACCATGCCGATATTGGACGCCAGGATGGTCAGCAGCGCGTACTGGCTGTGGCTCAGGCCGAAGCTGGGGTCGAGCTGGGTGCTGCGCTGCAGCTCGGCCCGCGCCGTGGCCATGCCGTCGGCGCTCCAGCCCTTGGCGGCCAGCGCACCCACGGCCTCGTGGTAGTGCGCCCAGGCGTCGAGGTTTTCCGGGCGCTGGCGGCGGATGTGGGCGATCTCGGCCCGGGTGAGTTCGGGCTCCAGCTCGCTGATGATGCCGCGCGCGATGCTTTCCTGCGCATCGACTGCGCCGCTGGCCAGGCTGTCGGCCTGGCTGTCGAACTGCGCGCTCCACAGGATGCGGGCCGAAGCCGCTTCGATCAGCTGCAGCGAGACACGCAGCGCATCGGCCTTGGGACGCACGCTGCCCTGCACCAGAAAACGCACGCCGAGTTGCCGCGCCACGTCCTGCAGCGGGGCCTGATGGCCGCGAAACACCAGCGACGAGGCGTGTGCGATGAGGACAAAACCGGGCACGCGGGCCAGCAGCGCGGTGACGTCTTCCACCAGGCCCTGCGCAAAAAATGCAATGCGCGGATCGTCCGACAGCACGCTCAGGGGCATCACCGCAATGGTCGGGCGCTCCAGCGATTCGGCGGGCAGCGGCACTGGATGGCGCGCTGTGTCGGCTTGAAGATCGAGCGTGAATCGGTATCCCCGGCCCGAGACGGTGGTGATGGCGCCCGAGCCCAGGATCTTGCGCAGCGCGGACACGTGCACCGAGAGGTTGTTTTCTTCCACCACCTGGCCCGGCCAGACCTGTTCCAGCACCTCACCCTTGCTCAGCACGCGGTCGCGCTGCGTCACCAGGCACAACAGCAGGTCAAAGGCGCGCGAGCCCAGCGCGGCGGGCACGCCGTCGACCAGCAGCACACGCTCGGACGGTCGGAGCTCGAAGCGATCAAAGCGGTAGGACTCGGGCACGCGGGCTCCAGTGGAACGGTGGGTTCAGAAAATACAGGAAGTCTTTAGAAAAAGCCAAGGACGCCCCGGGTGTCCCGGGTGGACAGTCGGGTCTCCAGACAGCGACATTGTTCAACACCCAACCCGAAGGAAGACACATGGACACCCCGACCGACTTCACCGCCCTCAAACAACGCCAGCAAACGGCCTGGGCCAGCGGCGACTATGCCGTGATCGGCACCACGCTGCAGATCGTGGGCGAATCGCTGGCCGAAGCCTGCGACCTGCGCTGGGACGAAGCCGTGCTGGACGTGGCCGCCGGCAACGGCAACGCCAGCCTGGCCGCAGCGCGGCGTGGCTGCGACGTGACCTCCACCGACTACGTGGGCGAGTTGCTGGAGCGCGGCGCGGCGCGTGCACGCGCCGAGCACCTGGCCATGGCCACCCAGGTGGCCGACGTGGAGGCGCTGCCTTTCAAGGACGCCAGTTTCGACGTGGTGCTGTCCACCTTCGGCGTGATGTTCGCGCCCGACCAGCAGCGCTCGGCCGCCGAGATGGCGCGTGTGTGCCGCCCGGGCGGGCGCATCGGCATGGCCAACTGGACGCCCGAGGGTTTCATCGGCCAGCTGTTCAAGACCCTGGGCCGCCACCTGCCGCCGCCGGCGGGGGTGAAGCCGCCGTCGCTCTGGGGCGTGAAGTCGCACCTGGAGACCTTGTTTGGAGACCAGGCCTCGGCCATCGCCGCCACCCCCAGGATGTTCAACTTCCGTTACCGTTCGGCTGCGCACTTCGTCGAGGTGTTCCGCACCTGGTACGGCCCGGTGCACAAGGCGTTTGCCGCCTTGCCCCCGGAGACCGCGGTGCTGCTGGAGCGCGATCTCATCGAGTTGCTCAACCGCCTGAACCAGGGTGGCGAGCTCTCGCTGGTCGTGCCGAGCGAATACCTCGAGGTCGTCATCACGCGCCGTTGAAACCCTGGAGACACGCCATGAACGCACAAGAGCACATCCGCAACGCCTTCAGCCGCATGGCACACGTGTTCGCCAAAAAGCCCGAGGCCGCCCGGGGCGGCAGCGTCATGCGGGCGCGGGTGGTGGACGGGCTGCGCTGCGAGGCCCAGGAGGGCGACTGGCGCTTCAGCATCGACATGCCGGTGGAGGGCGGCGGCAGCGGTGCTGGCCCCACGCCCGGCGTGCACGGCCGGGCCGCGCTGGCCAGTTGCCTGGCCATCGGCTACGGCATCTGCCTGGCGCGTGCCGGCATCGAGGTGCGCAGCCTGGAGGTGGAAGTCGCGGTTGACTACGACAACCGGGGCCTGCTCGGCATGGACGGCATCTACCCTGGCTACCTCGGGGTGCGCCACACGCTGTACCTGGACGCGGACGCCACGCCCGCGCAACTCACGCCGGTGATCGCCGAGGCGCAGCGGTGCAGTCCCTACCTGCACGTGTTCGCCGACCCGCAGCCGCTGCAGGGCAGCGTGATCTACGGCACGCGAGGCTGACATGGACGGGCGGCTTCAACTGCGCGTGCAGCGCTACGGGTGGGACCGCGCCTCGGCGCGGTACGAAGACCTGTGGCGCGAGGCGCTGGCCCCGGCCACGCAGGGCGTGTTGCGCCTGGCCCGGCTGCAGCCGGGCGAACGTGTGCTCGACGTGGCGTGCGGCTCGGGTGTGCTCACGCGAGCGGCGCTGGCCGCCGTCGGGCCGCGCGGCGAAGCCGTGGGCTGCGACGTGTCGGCGGGCATGGTGGCGGTGGCTCAGGCCGCATCCATCGGCTGCCATTTCCTGCGCACCGATGCGCAGACCGTGGACGCGGTGCTGCCTCCCGATCATTTCGATGTGGTGCTGTGCGGGCTGGGCCTGATGTACATGCCCGACCCCGAGGCCAGCCTGGCCGCCATGGCGCGCTGCCTGCGACCGGGTGGGCGGCTGGTGGTGTCGGTCTGGGGCGAGCGCGCGGCCTGCGGCTGGTCGGGCGTCTTCCCCATCGTCGACGCGCGCGTGCAGTCCGAGGTCTGCCCGATGTTTTTCCGTCTTGGCGGAGGTGACACGCTGCGCACCGCGCTGGCCGGCGCCGGTCTGCGGGAGGTACACGCCGAGCGCATCGCCACCACCATCGATTACGCGGACAGCGCCACCGCGTGCGACGCGGCCTTTGAAGGGGGGCCGGTGGCGCTGGCCTACGGCCGCTTCGACACGCCCACCCGCATCGCCGTGCACGCCGAGTACCTCGCGTCCCTGCAGCGCTGGGCCCGCGCTGGCGGCTTTGCGCTGCCGGGCGAGTTCGTGCTCGGCGTGGGCGAGCGCCCGCTCGCCTGAACGCTCAGGGCTGGCGAGCGGGTGCCACGGCGGCACCCTGGATGCCGTGGCGCTGCAGCCCGGCCGCCACGAAACCGGTGGCCTTCATCTCTTCGATGAAACCGCTGAGCCAGGCCTGCGCGGCGGTGCGGCCCTTGGGCACGCCCATGGACTGCTCGATCACCATGAAGCGCCCGGGCAACAGGCGCACGCCGCCCACGCGCTGCGCGTCCATCTCCAGTTGCTGCTTCACGCCGGCGGCCACATCGAGCTTCTCGGCGAGGAACATGTCGGTCACGGCGGGCGAGGTGGGTGCGCGCACCAGCGTGGCGGCTTTGATCTCGCGTGTGAGGAACAGGTCGTAGGCGCTGCCCTTGCCCACCACCACCCGGGTACCGGCGCGGTCCACGTCTTCGTTGCGACGCAGCGCCGAGTCGTTGCGCACCAGGTAGGCGCCTTCAATCACCACGTAGGGCGCGGTGTATTCCATGTCGGCCGCGCGCACCGGGTCGATGGCCACGAAGGCGAGGTCGACCTTGCCGGCCTTGATGCCTTCCACCACGTTGCCGGCCGAGTTGAACAGCACCAGCTCCAGCGGCAGGCCAAGGCGGCGCGCGGCCTCTCGCGCCAGATCGACCGACACGCCCTGCGGCTCGCCCGCGGCGTTGCGCGTGGCCAGGATGGGGTTGCCGAAGTTGATGGCGGCCCGCAGCTTGCCGGTGGGTGAGAGCTGGGCAATGGCTGCGGCTGAATCCTTGGCGGGTGCGGTGGCCGCGCAGCCGCCGAGCACCAGGGCGGAGGCTGCGAAGAACGCGCCCAGGTGGCGGCGCGACAGGTCGAGGGTGCTCATCTCAGTCGACTTTCACGTTGGCGGTCTTGACCAGGTTCACCCAGAACTTGCTGTCTTCCGCGAGGAAACTGCCGAACTGCTCCGGCGTGCTCGAGAGCGAGACCTCGGTGCCTTCGCGCTCCAGCGCCGCTTTCACCGAGGGCTGCTGCATGGCCGTGCGCACGGCCTCGTGGATGGTCTTCATGATGGCCGGTGGGGTGCCCACCGGCACGAACATGCCGTACCAGAACTCCAGGTTGTATTCCGGCAGGCCGGCCTCGCGCATGCCGGGCAGATCGGGCACCAGCGGCGAGCGCTCACGCGTGCTCACGGCCAGCGCGCGCAGCTTGCCGCCCTGGGCCTGCGGCAGCACCGAGGGCGAGGTGCCAAACGTGACCTGCGTCTCGCCGGCCATCACCGAGGTGATGGCGATGGCACCGCCCCGGTAGGGCACGTGCGTCATTTCCGTGTTGGTCAACAGGTTGAAGAGCGCCATGCCCAGGTGCGGCGCCGAGCCGTTGCCCGAGGTGGAGTAGTTGAGCTTGCCCGGGTCCTTCTTCGCGGTGGCGATCAGGTCGGACACCGACTTGATGGGGCTGTTGGGGGTGACGGCCAGCACCAGCGGCGAGGTCGTCATCTTGCTCACCGGCACCAGATCGCTGGGCTTGTAGGTCAGCTTGGGGTTGAGCGCCGGGTTCACCGAGATGCTGCTGGGGCTGGCGATCAGCAGGGTGTGGCCGTCGGGCGCGGCCTTGGCCACGATGTCGGCGGCGATGCTGGAGCCGTTGCCGGGCTTGTTGTCGATGATCACCGTCTGGCCCATGGCCTTGCTGAAGGCTTCGCTCATGGAGCGCGCCACGTAATCGGCCGCGCCGCCGGGTGCAAAGCCGACCACGATGCGGATCGGCTTGCTCGGGTAGGTAGCGGCCTGCGCCCAGACGGTGCCGGCCAGTGTGCTCAGGGCGAAGGCCAGGATCAGGTGCTTGTTTTTCATGGGTTTGTCTCCTCGTGGGGGTTTGAAATTCAGGCCGCGCCTGCCGGCATGCGCAGGACGATTTTTCCGATGTGCGCGCCGGCCTCCATGCGCGCCTTGGCTTCCTGGAGCTGGGCGAAGTCCATCACCGTGTCGATGTGCGGCCGGATGCGCCCGGACGCGATGTGCGGCATGACCTCGGCCACGAAGCGCGGCACGGCCGCAGCGCGCTGGGCTTTGCTGCGCAGCTTGTTGGACACGCCGAACAGGGTGAGGCGCTTGGCGTGCAGGGCTTCGAGGTCGATGTCGGCGTGCACCACGCCATCGACATAGCCCACCGTGGCCAGCCGGCCTTCGAAGGCGAGCGCACGCATGTCTTCCGCGAACACGGTGCCGCCGACCGTGTTGACGATCAGGTTGGCGCCGCGCTGCTGTGTGGCCTGCATGACGGCGGGCGCGAAGTCCGCCGCGCGGGTGTGCAGGGCCAGGTCCAGGCCCAGTGGCTTGAGCGCTTCCAGCTTGTCGGCCGAACCCGAGGTGCCGATGACGTGCGCGCCCAGCGCCTTGCCCAGCTGCAACGACGCCACGCCCACGCCGGACGACACGCCGTTGATGAGCAGCCACTCGCCGGCTTTCAGGTGGCCCTGCAGCACCAGCATGTCGAACGCGACCAGGAAGGTCAGCGGCACGCTGGCGGCCATTT includes:
- a CDS encoding IclR family transcriptional regulator; this encodes MKTLPPGDKFGTSPTNRSLVRGIEILRAFRPGSSWLGNGDLAERTGLSPSTISRLTQTLVTAGMLQHDPQRRAYRLAPPVLSFAHAMRAGSTVLAVAAPRMRALAESRRINVGLAAPDNDEMVYLESIRYNRRVALRNVVSGQRVPMELTSLGRAYLSTVSADRRKALFKVFQQRCGDHWREVQAEIHAAIRQVQEQGFCAASWQAEVVAMATPLATVEGVYVLNISVSTEEPLPCVVRELSGALKALAAELQAALARDIGP
- a CDS encoding GSU2403 family nucleotidyltransferase fold protein; this translates as MDFTPLTEDQLRQYIDAESSYSAMEQARRAASEVRGSMFWRQDRGHTYLVRSNTAARQTRLGLQTPETEAMQARFTERKHQLEGRLATLKESVARHERLNRALRVGRCPTILVAILQRFEQYGLSPHLLTVGTHALYAFEAAAGVRIAPQALATQDVDVLFDTRKRVTFFSRLEEADISFIDVLRKADKTFEVRADQLQTAVNAQGFEVDVIRRDARGEDPHPLRMSHKEEDLWAVQVSSGSRMLGAERFSQVVVASNGAMARMNTVSPAAFVKLKRALSSSRTRDPLKKPKDALQATIVQRLIDEFLIGEHATL
- a CDS encoding helix-turn-helix domain-containing protein; translation: MDSLITASARALAAGDALGALKRVALRDDPPALALRGIAMAQLGEHPRARELLRRAGRGFGAREELARARCVVAEAEVALAMRDLGGSPRPLAAAAATLDAHADRANALQARLIAARRLVLLGRLDEATAALAQLDARGLSPALAAVAELVAAELALRSLRVDTARASLAQARAAAERSGVPALQAEVARALATLDQPAARRQTQGGEQALTLEAVAALLASQALVVDACRHGLGHGSAWVALARRPVLFALARALAQAWPGGVDREALIADAFRTRRPDETHRARLRVEIGRLRALVKTMARIEATGRGFVLQPLDGREVVLLAPPFDGDQASLVALLSDGAAWSTSALALALGASQRTVQRALAELETEGRVRAIGQARSRRWLAPTLAGFTTILLLPAALPIE
- a CDS encoding class I SAM-dependent methyltransferase, coding for MDTPTDFTALKQRQQTAWASGDYAVIGTTLQIVGESLAEACDLRWDEAVLDVAAGNGNASLAAARRGCDVTSTDYVGELLERGAARARAEHLAMATQVADVEALPFKDASFDVVLSTFGVMFAPDQQRSAAEMARVCRPGGRIGMANWTPEGFIGQLFKTLGRHLPPPAGVKPPSLWGVKSHLETLFGDQASAIAATPRMFNFRYRSAAHFVEVFRTWYGPVHKAFAALPPETAVLLERDLIELLNRLNQGGELSLVVPSEYLEVVITRR
- a CDS encoding Vgb family protein, with the protein product MNSKTATPPRRATTARPAEIVREYGPFDGAGRVNGVTHDGQRVWASVGAQILAFDPTSGETTRTLEHAGDAGTAFDGTHLYQIAEARIDKIDPATGQVLHTIPAPGGGSDSGLTWAEGSLWVGQYRDRKIHQIDPSTGAIRRTIESDSFVTGVTWVDGELWHGTWEGEASDIRRIDPASGAVLERLDMPPGTGVSGLESDGTDLFYCGGGESGKVRAVRRPKAA
- a CDS encoding autotransporter domain-containing protein; translated protein: MTHPGGRCLTHSPSSRQRARQLFALATLAACLLVARGEAFAGACAPDASVAVDCSFLVINNPNQTITINAGATVHTPNSLGVWIKPSATGITLINNGIISAGDETLFNQGTITTFINNGVIGPGYHFYNQGAIGTLTNMGSMTGQFRSMLNHAPITTLNNRQGGSSPLTMHDGGLPANYNIIIDSPGVYGKMSAFNSGGHMTFGIYNTSVVAPGTYEDVLSNFDGSWLDNTAGTYAGLAWSLRFDGANYDLVFAAPGPTAQATLSSLQATAGGLRSVFAVQTAYLNPGLSHDCALFDGKGLCVAATARNTSVQGSNAGATSGVVTLAWRVQPTLRLGAYVEQTLDSTGDPSVNVRKGNPDVGVFAVWNQRPDGDGTQVRVAHRQGQKKVDITRPVVAGSEPGSGTAGLTSRGTQLTWSHGMRLDDAWRVSPYLGVRVIQIERGAYSETASASVTAPLSHGALSERSVILLLGSHVSARLTPRFTLTGFAGLEHDHSHKTSDYSATGVAALQPFEFNSNPKKTRPVASVGGVYDINKTQQLSAQWVYRKEAFSSSATNSLLASYSVGF
- a CDS encoding tripartite tricarboxylate transporter substrate binding protein; this encodes MQLSRRTTALRLGFLVASMALTATAALAEFPDKPVRLVVPFAPGGGTDLIARTLGLGMSRELGQPVVIENKPGAGTIIGTDAVAKSPADGYTLVISTFAHAVNPSLMQKLPYDNDKAFAPVILIGKGPNVLVVRTESPFKSVKDILDAARANPGKLNYASQGNGTSAHLAGEMFDNLAKVQMRHIPYRGAGPALTDLMGGQVDMIFGTATAVSSGLDSGRLRALAVTGAEHSPVLKNIPTIAETIPGYVMESWYGLYAPAGTPPDVITKLNAAARKAVATDDFRKKVEQEGLAISAGTPAELDAYVRAEEARWRRIVKENNITAN
- a CDS encoding winged helix-turn-helix domain-containing protein, which produces MPESYRFDRFELRPSERVLLVDGVPAALGSRAFDLLLCLVTQRDRVLSKGEVLEQVWPGQVVEENNLSVHVSALRKILGSGAITTVSGRGYRFTLDLQADTARHPVPLPAESLERPTIAVMPLSVLSDDPRIAFFAQGLVEDVTALLARVPGFVLIAHASSLVFRGHQAPLQDVARQLGVRFLVQGSVRPKADALRVSLQLIEAASARILWSAQFDSQADSLASGAVDAQESIARGIISELEPELTRAEIAHIRRQRPENLDAWAHYHEAVGALAAKGWSADGMATARAELQRSTQLDPSFGLSHSQYALLTILASNIGMVPDTPDLRADVLASANSAITLDDGSSEVLGYAGCALCDLGHYKRGIDTLQHALALNPSNAQAHVAMGAALAMNRKLDEGIERMRYGMKISPRDRRLGFWGWLLGRFLLRADRVDEALVEARLSCRVDPRFHLPHVLQAATLDRQGATTDAVAALRAARQRRSEMSLGEVTLTHGRRIGERIAQLWERAG